A window of Castanea sativa cultivar Marrone di Chiusa Pesio chromosome 1, ASM4071231v1 contains these coding sequences:
- the LOC142616410 gene encoding putative protein S-acyltransferase 7, with protein MSMYVVPPPQRSDPGSGSNDLRVYQAWKGSNIFFLQGRFIFGPDVRSLGLTIFLIVAPVAVFCVFVARKLMDVYSNHWGVSIMVVSVVFTIYVLVLLLLTSGRDPGIIPRNAHPPEPEGFDGNVEVGASQTPQLRLPRIKEVDVNGVTIKIKYCDTCMLYRPPRCSHCSICNNCVERFDHHCPWVGQCIGRRNYRFFFMFVFSTTLLCIYVFGFCWVYIRRIMQGEQTSIWKAMIKTPASIVLIVYTFISMWFVGGLTAFHLYLISTNQTTYENFRYRYDRRANPFNKGVVDNFKEIFCSSIPPSKNNFREKVPREPGLPARPAGGGFMSPNMGKAVEDIEMGRKTVWEDMAAGADNCEAQLNNNDRMNIKDGELGEIAPDIRTTVDASGERAGIHPRRSSWGRKSGSWEMSPEVLALAARVGEPNRVGGSSSSTLTTENRNS; from the exons ATGTCTATGTACGTGGTTCCGCCACCTCAGCGATCGGATCCCGGGTCCGGATCCAACGATTTACGGGTCTACCAAGCCTGGAAAGGCAGCAAT ATATTTTTTCTTCAGGGAAGGTTCATATTTGGACCAGATGTAAGATCACTGGGATTGACCATATTTCTTATCGTTGCTCCTGTCGCAGTTTTCTGTGTCTTTGTTGCCAGAAAACTGATGGATGTCTATTCTAATCACTGGGGAGTATCAATAATGGTTGTTTCTGTTGTGTTCACTATTTAT gTTTTAGTTCTTCTTCTGCTAACCTCTGGAAGAGATCCCGGTATAATTCCACGCAATGCACACCCTCCCGAACCAGAAGGCTTTGATGGGAATGTAGAAGTTGGGGCTAGTCAAACTCCACAGTTACGTTTGCCTCGCATCAAGGAAGTAGATGTCAATGGGGTCACTATAAAGATTAAATACTGTGATACTTGCATGCTTTACAGACCTCCTCGCTGCTCACATTGTTCAATTTGCAATAACTGTGTGGAGCGATTTGACCACCACTGCCCCTGGGTTGGGCAGTGTATTGGGCGG CGAAATTATCGattctttttcatgtttgtcTTCTCGACGACCCTTCTTTGTATATATGTCTTTGGATTCTGCTGGGTCTACATCAGAAGGATCATGCAAGGAGAGCAGACATCAATTTGGAAAGCAATGATCAAAACACCAGCCTCCATTGTGCTAATAGTTTACACTTTCATATCCATGTGGTTTGTTGGTGGCCTTACTGCCTTCCATTTATATCTCATCAGTACAAATCAG ACGACATATGAAAATTTCAGATATCGATATGATCGACGAGCTAATCCCTTTAACAAAGGAGTGGTGGACAActtcaaggaaatattttgctCCAGCATTCCCCCGTCCAAGAACAATTTCAGGGAAAAGGTGCCAAGGGAACCTGGGTTACCTGCGAGGCCAGCGGGTGGGGGTTTTATGAGTCCAAATATGGGGAAAGCTGTGGAGGACATAGAAATGGGCAGGAAAACAGTATGGGAAGACATGGCTGCTGGGGCAGATAATTGTGAAGCGCAACTTAACAATAATGATCGCATGAACATAAAGGATGGTGAATTAGGTGAAATTGCTCCAGATATAAGGACTACAGTAGATGCTTCAGGGGAGCGTGCTGGAATACATCCCAGGAGATCCAGTTGGGGAAGGAAAAGTGGTAGCTGGGAAATGTCACCCGAAGTTCTTGCTTTGGCAGCAAGAGTGGGGGAACCAAACCGTGTTGGTGGGAGTAGCAGCAGCACCTTGACAACCGAGAACCGAAATTCATAG